One window from the genome of Lacerta agilis isolate rLacAgi1 chromosome 16, rLacAgi1.pri, whole genome shotgun sequence encodes:
- the LOC117060806 gene encoding LLLL and CFNLAS motif-containing protein 1-like, producing MVSLEGTIGLLAVLFTTHFLVYSDGFISQAVLQASMDKRQGGGGGKMEETFMASSTGEGMEVIDMAESEDSQLLGNAAVKDMLLDLAVSLNTASVMLFFLCVT from the exons ATGGTGTCCCTGGAGGGGACCATCGGCCTGTTGGCTGTGCTCTTCACAACCCACTTCCTTGTTTACTCTGATGGCTTCATCAGCCAAGCTGTCCTCCAAGCAAGCATGGACAAAAGACAGGGAGGAG GCGGGGGGAAGATGGAAGAAACATTTATGGCTTCATCAACAGGGGAAGGCATGGAGGTGATCGACATGGCTGAGAGCGAGGACTCCCAACTGCTGGGGAATGCGGCCGTGAAGGACATGTTGCTGGACTTAGCCGTCTCTCTGAACACAGCCAGCGTCATGCTGTTTTTTTTATGCGTGACATAG